A window of Candidatus Cloacimonadota bacterium contains these coding sequences:
- a CDS encoding GNAT family N-acetyltransferase, translating into MLKIEKVSSKKQLRSFIMLPFDLYKNDPAWVPPLIQDQYKFFDAQKNPYYLHSDVQLFLLMEGNKSVGRISAHTNTQHQKEHNEDIGFFGFFECTNDVGAAKLLFEAAGEWNRQMGFKDMRGPMNFSVNQEVGLLIEGFSDPPMVMMPHAKPYYQELYEQCGLTKTMDLYAYLSERKEMPQRVERLAAAIEKRAGVQIRCLSKDKKQLRKDIETVFEIYTKAWEYNWGNVPMTKAEFDHIVEELLPLADPELIFIAEKDGKPAGFSLALPNYNEVLQVMKGKVNPITLIKALFAKKNIGSARVITMGLIKEYQGRGIDTLFYYYSYKNGLPKGFFRGEFSWVLENNTMMIRVAEMLDAIPYKTYRIYDKQI; encoded by the coding sequence ATGCTTAAGATAGAAAAAGTAAGTAGTAAAAAACAGCTTAGAAGCTTCATTATGCTACCCTTTGACCTGTACAAAAACGATCCTGCTTGGGTTCCGCCGCTAATCCAAGATCAGTATAAGTTCTTTGATGCGCAAAAGAATCCCTATTATCTACATTCTGATGTTCAACTGTTTTTACTTATGGAAGGGAACAAATCCGTGGGACGCATCAGTGCTCACACCAATACACAGCATCAGAAAGAACATAATGAGGATATTGGTTTCTTTGGTTTTTTTGAGTGTACAAACGATGTAGGGGCAGCGAAACTTCTATTTGAAGCAGCTGGAGAATGGAACAGACAAATGGGCTTCAAGGATATGCGAGGTCCTATGAACTTCTCGGTGAATCAGGAAGTAGGATTGCTAATCGAGGGCTTTAGTGATCCACCAATGGTGATGATGCCCCATGCCAAACCTTATTATCAAGAGCTATATGAACAGTGCGGGCTAACAAAAACAATGGATTTGTATGCCTATTTAAGCGAGCGAAAAGAAATGCCTCAGCGGGTGGAACGCCTGGCAGCAGCTATAGAAAAACGAGCTGGCGTGCAAATTCGATGCCTTTCTAAAGATAAAAAACAACTGCGCAAGGATATTGAAACTGTCTTCGAAATATACACCAAAGCATGGGAATACAACTGGGGAAACGTGCCCATGACGAAAGCAGAATTTGATCATATCGTGGAAGAATTACTGCCCTTGGCAGATCCAGAACTAATCTTCATTGCCGAAAAAGATGGTAAGCCGGCAGGTTTCTCTTTGGCTTTGCCAAACTACAATGAAGTGCTACAAGTGATGAAAGGAAAAGTAAATCCAATTACGCTTATCAAAGCTTTGTTTGCCAAAAAGAACATCGGCAGTGCCAGAGTAATAACCATGGGGCTAATCAAAGAATATCAAGGGCGAGGGATCGACACTTTGTTCTATTATTATTCATATAAAAATGGGTTACCTAAAGGGTTTTTTAGGGGTGAGTTTTCATGGGTTCTGGAGAACAATACTATGATGATCAGAGTAGCGGAGATGCTGGATGCTATCCCATATAAAACCTATAGAATATATGACAAGCAAATCTAA
- a CDS encoding glycerol-3-phosphate acyltransferase, translated as MIVPIAVVIYLIAYLYGSFSSARVIAKSFRALNIYKVGSGLADTENIYTNISKSMGVLVAALDLCKAYLFLLLIEFILRLIDKQLPIMDISILYSPNLMLIYGIGMLMGHCLPFTHHFRGGRGIFTYMGFFAYFAFLPMFITVVLAWVLVVRFRQIRFAQFTIVILPVILFQFFFYLTDWYKPHLPTYFNSILIVNALLMGVLNYFVSKRLGEI; from the coding sequence ATGATAGTTCCAATAGCCGTAGTCATTTACTTGATAGCCTATCTTTATGGGTCATTCTCTTCTGCACGCGTCATTGCTAAAAGCTTTCGCGCTCTCAACATCTATAAAGTAGGCTCAGGTTTGGCGGATACGGAAAATATCTATACGAATATTAGTAAGTCTATGGGCGTATTGGTGGCAGCGTTGGATTTATGCAAGGCTTACCTATTTCTTTTGTTGATAGAATTCATTCTGCGATTGATAGATAAACAGTTGCCTATTATGGATATAAGCATATTATATAGTCCCAATCTGATGTTGATATATGGAATAGGGATGCTTATGGGGCACTGTTTGCCTTTTACGCACCATTTCAGGGGTGGAAGAGGGATATTTACATACATGGGTTTCTTTGCCTATTTTGCCTTTTTGCCAATGTTTATCACTGTAGTATTGGCATGGGTCTTGGTAGTGCGCTTCCGACAAATTCGCTTTGCTCAATTTACCATTGTAATTCTGCCGGTGATTCTTTTTCAATTCTTCTTTTATCTAACAGATTGGTATAAACCCCATCTGCCCACATATTTCAATTCGATTCTTATTGTTAATGCCTTGCTAATGGGGGTGTTAAACTATTTTGTATCAAAAAGGTTGGGAGAAATCTGA
- a CDS encoding YggS family pyridoxal phosphate-dependent enzyme: protein MKGILANIQTIKARIEALKAELGRNEEDITLVAVTKNHPVEAIDIALKSGVMHIGENKVQEAMRKLPMVKEKYAGFHFIGHLQSNKINQLLSLEPLLIQSIDSLYLAEKLHRALGRTNRNQDILVQVNTTAEEQKSGVNFANAEKLIWKIASFSTIRVRGLMTIGKLDPNPEISRPYFKQLKELFDKIKKDYPEGFDYLSMGMSHDWEIALQEGANMLRIGSAIFGERNYGESR, encoded by the coding sequence TTGAAGGGAATTTTAGCCAATATCCAAACAATAAAAGCCAGAATTGAAGCTCTAAAAGCAGAACTGGGACGCAACGAGGAAGATATCACCTTGGTAGCAGTTACAAAAAATCATCCCGTAGAGGCGATAGATATTGCCTTAAAAAGCGGTGTGATGCACATTGGCGAAAATAAGGTGCAAGAGGCGATGCGAAAACTGCCTATGGTGAAAGAAAAATATGCCGGATTTCACTTTATCGGACACCTGCAAAGCAATAAAATTAATCAGTTGCTCTCGCTAGAACCCTTGCTTATTCAGAGTATAGATTCGCTGTATTTGGCAGAAAAACTCCATCGGGCATTGGGGCGCACAAACCGCAATCAAGATATTCTAGTTCAAGTAAATACTACCGCAGAAGAACAAAAAAGCGGGGTAAATTTTGCCAATGCAGAAAAATTAATCTGGAAGATAGCCTCTTTTTCAACCATCAGAGTAAGAGGTTTAATGACTATTGGCAAGCTGGATCCCAATCCGGAGATTAGCAGACCTTATTTTAAGCAGCTTAAAGAGCTGTTCGATAAGATAAAAAAAGACTATCCGGAAGGTTTTGATTACCTGTCAATGGGCATGAGTCACGATTGGGAAATAGCCCTTCAAGAAGGAGCAAACATGCTACGCATTGGTAGCGCTATCTTTGGCGAACGAAATTATGGAGAAAGTAGATGA
- a CDS encoding C25 family cysteine peptidase — translation MKRNLFITLALICLASLANALQIKVQTNPEQREENYKDYSVLIEPGKPMLHYYKLNVLLPYGEVYTGASLNWGKTRNLSKGFSVDFARDQVPISQGRAYSQTVADPEVYEQNMFFPPKDFEYLGTQYYRGYAIAMFNVFPLRYNPITKELVAYESFELKINTDDSVKTAQMQAQYVSEHNSSLRILETLVKNPQIAASYANAPKSRYQSRFIDPADATSMIIITSSSRTAWFEEYAAWRTEKGIATAIYSTDFIYSNYTGADNAEKVRNFIIDAYLSWIDAENPLEYVIMGGDDEVVPERGVFGRVGSTVDNRMPSDLYFGALDGNWNANGNAIYGEAQDETDLIAELDIGRFPAETQTEFNNIFRKIRYYVEHNSYSNNKAIFYGENLNNDPLTWGGDYKDDVAQYLPGEYDFSTQYQRDGTYSSTTVWNSINDGVNVMNHMGHANETSLMGQGSGSIIQLQNTEYGFLYSQGCYPAAFDQRTSGDSESVAEQFVKEAGGLFSFVGNTRYGWYMPGGINGASQFYDRDYFLGLYQTGFSKFGEALSFSRLQNMSNAITNDVMRWCYMEIILFGDPSVEVKFPNLDIPMLEMVSYEFEDTGLDGTINPGDTIRLVPTIHNVEGWGTAYDVTLKIEAIPEGLDQTLEWIYINYLLPGEFSSDNIGININLPQDLSFGEYNLRLSLESIDPVTNLSTGIKYYDASFEITLFDDRFPWQTYHGGKSAPIVTDINQDGNNEILYVDVLGNVHIVDNNGEETGVLSPPEPLNVFSSSALGQIDNVAGEDIVTTSRTGKVLAMDLNGDVIFNYNANTQVLFSPVIADINGDGNSEVICTGIDGSLHVINNQGYSIAGFPIQLSSMVRTELAVGKLANEGPMQIVMGTSAGDVVVVGPDGLVNELYSHNLGASVTISPVILDNGKFALGTNSDLYLVDSSGIVFQKNIDNAISGGMIIADLNRDGSLDLVGVSTSGTLWAVTQSSADIPGFPVEIGTAFNCPPLVADIDGDLQYEIILHNNMNSVYIYNHDGSIMIGYPFVTSFLSATPATLVDYDSNGYYGLVAGYSNGILYSNLRCPESSLEPWTTYRGSLNRQASFAATGYVDNEDAIYAPVIDRLKQNYPNPFNPNTTIAFELARAQNVSLDIFNVKGQKVRNLRSGFMAAGNHTIAWDATDDFGKALASGLYFYRLQSNQSTFTRKMLLMK, via the coding sequence ATGAAACGTAACTTGTTTATTACCCTAGCACTTATATGCCTGGCGAGCCTGGCAAATGCTTTGCAGATCAAAGTGCAAACCAATCCAGAACAACGAGAAGAGAACTATAAAGATTATTCTGTGCTTATAGAACCCGGCAAACCTATGCTGCACTATTACAAGCTAAATGTTTTACTTCCCTATGGGGAGGTTTATACCGGTGCCTCGCTCAATTGGGGGAAAACCCGTAACTTGAGTAAGGGATTTAGCGTAGATTTTGCCAGAGATCAAGTCCCCATTTCTCAGGGCAGAGCATATAGCCAAACAGTTGCCGATCCTGAGGTTTATGAACAGAATATGTTTTTTCCCCCAAAAGATTTTGAGTATTTAGGCACACAATATTATCGAGGCTATGCCATTGCCATGTTTAACGTTTTTCCATTACGTTACAATCCGATTACGAAGGAATTGGTGGCTTATGAATCCTTTGAGCTTAAAATCAATACCGATGATAGTGTCAAAACAGCACAAATGCAGGCACAATATGTAAGCGAGCATAACAGCAGCTTGCGAATCTTGGAAACTTTGGTTAAGAATCCCCAAATTGCCGCTTCATACGCTAATGCACCAAAAAGTAGGTACCAAAGCAGGTTCATCGATCCAGCTGATGCTACAAGCATGATTATTATTACCAGTAGTTCTCGTACGGCTTGGTTTGAGGAATATGCTGCTTGGCGTACCGAAAAAGGGATAGCTACCGCAATTTATAGTACCGATTTTATCTATTCAAATTATACTGGAGCCGATAATGCCGAGAAGGTTCGCAACTTTATAATCGATGCCTATCTAAGCTGGATTGATGCCGAAAATCCTTTAGAGTATGTAATAATGGGCGGAGATGACGAGGTTGTGCCGGAACGAGGAGTATTTGGCAGAGTGGGCAGCACAGTGGATAACCGTATGCCGTCTGATCTCTATTTTGGCGCTTTAGATGGCAATTGGAACGCAAACGGCAACGCAATTTATGGTGAAGCGCAGGATGAGACAGATTTAATAGCCGAACTCGATATTGGGCGATTTCCGGCTGAAACTCAGACTGAGTTCAATAATATATTTCGTAAAATACGTTACTATGTGGAGCACAATTCCTATAGTAACAATAAAGCCATATTTTATGGAGAAAACCTGAATAACGATCCTCTTACCTGGGGTGGAGATTACAAAGACGATGTAGCCCAATATCTTCCGGGGGAATATGATTTTAGCACTCAGTATCAAAGAGATGGCACCTATAGCTCGACAACAGTGTGGAATAGCATAAACGACGGTGTAAATGTGATGAATCACATGGGACACGCCAATGAAACTAGTTTAATGGGGCAAGGCAGTGGTAGTATTATACAATTGCAAAATACGGAGTATGGTTTCCTGTATTCACAGGGATGCTATCCGGCCGCATTCGATCAGCGCACATCTGGAGATTCGGAATCTGTAGCCGAGCAGTTTGTAAAAGAAGCGGGCGGATTGTTTTCTTTTGTAGGAAACACCCGCTATGGATGGTATATGCCCGGAGGCATCAACGGTGCCAGCCAGTTTTATGATAGAGATTACTTTTTGGGTTTGTATCAAACTGGTTTTAGCAAATTTGGAGAGGCACTGAGTTTTTCTCGTTTGCAAAATATGAGCAATGCCATCACGAATGATGTTATGCGATGGTGTTATATGGAGATTATTCTCTTTGGAGATCCTTCGGTAGAAGTTAAGTTTCCTAATCTTGATATTCCGATGCTGGAAATGGTAAGCTATGAGTTTGAGGACACAGGCTTGGATGGAACAATAAATCCAGGAGATACAATCCGGCTTGTTCCCACCATTCATAATGTTGAAGGTTGGGGCACAGCATACGATGTGACATTGAAAATAGAAGCAATCCCTGAGGGGCTGGACCAAACATTGGAATGGATCTATATAAACTATCTCTTGCCGGGAGAATTCAGCTCAGATAATATCGGAATCAATATTAATCTGCCGCAAGACTTGAGTTTTGGGGAGTACAACCTTCGTTTATCGTTGGAATCTATAGACCCTGTAACTAACTTAAGTACGGGCATCAAGTATTACGATGCCAGCTTTGAAATTACCCTTTTTGATGATCGTTTTCCTTGGCAAACTTATCATGGCGGAAAATCTGCTCCCATTGTAACAGATATTAATCAAGACGGGAATAACGAAATACTGTATGTAGATGTGCTTGGTAACGTCCACATAGTAGACAACAATGGCGAAGAAACGGGCGTTCTAAGCCCTCCCGAGCCCTTAAATGTATTTTCCAGTAGTGCTTTGGGGCAAATAGACAACGTGGCAGGCGAAGATATTGTGACTACTAGCCGCACTGGGAAAGTATTGGCTATGGATCTTAATGGAGATGTGATCTTTAACTATAATGCCAATACTCAAGTTCTATTTAGTCCGGTTATCGCGGATATAAATGGAGATGGCAATAGCGAAGTGATATGCACTGGAATAGATGGAAGCTTGCACGTAATTAACAATCAAGGGTATAGCATAGCGGGATTTCCAATTCAGTTGAGCTCGATGGTTCGAACTGAATTGGCAGTAGGCAAGCTTGCAAACGAGGGGCCAATGCAAATTGTTATGGGTACATCCGCAGGGGACGTAGTCGTTGTAGGTCCCGATGGGCTTGTAAATGAATTGTATAGTCACAATTTAGGTGCTTCGGTAACAATAAGTCCGGTGATATTGGATAATGGCAAGTTTGCATTGGGTACCAATAGCGATTTGTACCTGGTAGATAGTAGCGGGATAGTGTTTCAAAAAAACATCGACAATGCTATTTCTGGGGGTATGATTATTGCCGATTTGAATAGAGATGGATCATTAGACTTAGTGGGAGTATCCACCTCTGGAACGTTGTGGGCTGTAACGCAGAGTTCAGCGGATATACCGGGATTTCCGGTGGAGATTGGCACTGCATTCAACTGTCCACCTTTGGTTGCAGATATCGACGGTGATTTGCAATATGAGATTATTCTTCATAACAATATGAATAGCGTATACATCTACAATCACGATGGCAGTATTATGATCGGATATCCCTTTGTTACGTCTTTTTTGAGTGCAACACCCGCGACACTGGTCGATTATGATTCTAACGGCTATTATGGTTTGGTGGCAGGATATTCCAATGGTATTTTGTATAGTAATCTTCGTTGCCCGGAAAGTTCGCTGGAGCCATGGACTACATATCGGGGCTCGCTAAATCGACAGGCATCCTTTGCCGCTACCGGCTATGTGGATAATGAGGATGCCATTTATGCCCCCGTAATAGATAGGCTCAAACAAAACTACCCTAATCCCTTTAACCCGAATACCACGATAGCCTTTGAACTGGCACGAGCTCAAAACGTTAGCTTGGATATATTTAATGTGAAAGGACAAAAAGTGCGCAACTTAAGATCGGGATTTATGGCGGCGGGAAATCATACAATAGCCTGGGATGCAACTGACGATTTTGGCAAAGCCTTAGCCAGTGGTTTGTATTTTTACCGCTTACAAAGTAATCAAAGCACTTTCACACGTAAGATGTTATTAATGAAATAG
- a CDS encoding DMT family transporter produces the protein MKLWITYLRAIGAMFCWAITFVWYKIAYETYMPYEVIFLRLFLASILLFGVMVISKHWQKMHREDIWRMMIVAFFEPFLYFNGEANGMMYVSSSMGSIIIATIPIFAAIGAWLLLRERLSVYVIFGVIISCLGVAIMSFGGGELRATITGLMFLVLAIFGAVGYGLMVRPLTLKYSTLTIVAYQTMFGAVYFLPMFLILEGRHFFTVTHSLRGISTIVAMSLFATIGAFALFTDVIRSLGVAKSNVFTNLIPVFTVVLAFIILGDSIGIRTILGLGLTLVGLFVSQYADLKKLKQRYLLGERMPKIPPIIS, from the coding sequence ATGAAGCTTTGGATTACCTATCTGCGTGCCATTGGAGCAATGTTCTGTTGGGCAATCACTTTTGTGTGGTACAAAATAGCCTATGAAACGTATATGCCCTATGAAGTGATATTTTTGCGCCTATTTTTAGCCTCAATTCTGCTATTTGGCGTTATGGTAATAAGTAAGCATTGGCAAAAGATGCACAGGGAAGATATTTGGCGCATGATGATAGTTGCTTTCTTTGAGCCTTTTTTATATTTCAACGGAGAGGCTAACGGCATGATGTATGTTTCCAGCTCGATGGGCAGCATTATTATAGCCACTATACCAATTTTTGCTGCCATTGGTGCCTGGTTACTACTAAGAGAACGCCTTAGTGTGTATGTTATTTTTGGCGTTATTATATCGTGCTTGGGGGTAGCCATTATGAGTTTTGGGGGCGGAGAATTACGCGCTACTATTACCGGACTCATGTTTCTCGTCTTGGCAATTTTTGGAGCAGTTGGGTATGGGCTTATGGTGCGACCATTAACCCTAAAATACAGTACCCTTACCATTGTAGCTTATCAAACTATGTTTGGAGCAGTATATTTTCTACCCATGTTCCTTATCTTGGAGGGACGCCATTTTTTTACCGTAACTCATTCTTTACGAGGCATATCCACAATTGTAGCCATGTCGCTATTTGCCACCATCGGTGCCTTTGCCTTGTTTACGGATGTTATCCGCAGTTTAGGAGTGGCAAAATCTAACGTATTTACGAATCTGATCCCCGTTTTTACGGTGGTTTTGGCTTTCATAATTTTGGGAGATAGCATTGGCATCCGTACGATATTGGGCTTAGGTTTAACTCTTGTAGGGCTTTTTGTTTCGCAATATGCGGATCTCAAAAAGCTTAAACAACGTTATTTGCTGGGTGAACGAATGCCCAAAATACCTCCTATAATAAGTTGA
- a CDS encoding molybdopterin-dependent oxidoreductase codes for MNKLAAMNTPIFWAEGHPGALERESWQLEVTGLCDKPTIFSWQDLQDMSADTVDARLTSVTRWSVFGTWTGIRIHRLLKQVIMQRDCRYLRFWSVGGIYDTSIPIAEAIKEKSLIAWAFDGELLNEDYGGPIRALIPYLWGYKSAKSLIKIELMDHYVPGFWEMRGYTDSGEIEAGVCRDINDNGTLKRIPNGEVTEFI; via the coding sequence ATGAATAAACTAGCCGCTATGAATACTCCCATATTTTGGGCTGAAGGACATCCTGGAGCATTGGAAAGAGAATCTTGGCAATTAGAAGTTACCGGATTGTGCGATAAACCCACAATATTTAGCTGGCAAGATTTACAAGATATGAGCGCAGATACAGTAGATGCCAGGCTTACAAGTGTTACCCGCTGGTCGGTTTTTGGAACCTGGACAGGAATTAGAATACACCGCTTACTAAAACAGGTTATAATGCAGCGGGATTGCCGTTATTTGCGCTTTTGGTCGGTTGGCGGAATTTACGATACATCTATTCCAATTGCAGAGGCAATCAAAGAAAAATCCTTAATAGCTTGGGCGTTTGACGGCGAGCTACTGAATGAAGATTACGGCGGACCCATTCGCGCCCTTATACCCTATCTTTGGGGCTACAAATCAGCCAAAAGTCTAATTAAAATTGAGCTTATGGATCACTATGTGCCTGGGTTCTGGGAGATGAGAGGATATACCGATAGTGGAGAAATTGAAGCTGGAGTTTGCCGGGATATCAATGATAATGGCACACTTAAGCGCATTCCCAATGGCGAAGTAACGGAATTTATATAG
- a CDS encoding NAD(P)H-hydrate dehydratase: MQRILNSKEMKNMDTQTIKELGIPSRILMETAGAHCAEAIIHNCQQHLDMNTLILCGSGNNGGDGYVIARNLLSFGINVLIMSLANGKMSEETRLNRELCEKLEIPILEVFDDDSAETALWQLTGSISLIVDAVFGIGFKGILPKHISYLFSVLNTLQACKVAIDIPSGLCADTGNGECLKMDYTIVIEELKYGHLLQNGRLNCGELLMVPIGIPVQYKSRVKSFLYNDLDLPQRPVDAHKGTFGRVVIFGGSLGYTGSARLAALSALRGGAGLVYLYTRKEILPYYADKADEIMNFAIPEDAKGLPDEAVIMEILAKADAICIGCGMGLDEYALRLLQIVLKHSKKPTVIDADAITLLAQNPGFPDGAHKRKMVLTPHKAEFCRIAGISLKKLDADLISAVSKLQSTLGCSIFLKGHSSIYVSKEETHIVCAGNDALATGGSGDILAGLIASFAAQGAFLSHAVCTASLLIGKTAVKLCETRSSFTVLPTDIIEHIGDRYE; encoded by the coding sequence ATGCAAAGAATTCTAAACAGCAAGGAAATGAAAAACATGGATACCCAAACCATCAAAGAATTGGGTATTCCTTCTCGAATCCTAATGGAAACTGCCGGTGCACATTGTGCTGAAGCAATCATTCACAATTGCCAACAGCATTTGGATATGAACACTCTTATCCTTTGTGGTAGTGGCAATAATGGTGGTGATGGTTATGTGATAGCCAGAAACTTACTATCATTTGGCATAAATGTGCTCATTATGAGCTTAGCAAATGGTAAGATGAGCGAAGAAACTAGGCTCAATCGCGAGCTTTGCGAAAAGCTGGAGATCCCTATCCTAGAAGTTTTTGACGATGACTCTGCAGAAACGGCTTTATGGCAGCTTACCGGTAGCATCTCGCTTATTGTGGACGCAGTATTTGGAATTGGCTTTAAGGGGATACTGCCGAAACACATTTCATATTTATTCAGCGTGCTTAATACTTTGCAAGCCTGTAAGGTTGCCATCGATATTCCTTCCGGTTTATGTGCCGATACCGGGAATGGTGAGTGTCTTAAAATGGACTACACCATCGTTATTGAAGAATTAAAGTACGGACACCTTTTGCAAAATGGACGGCTTAATTGTGGAGAGTTACTGATGGTTCCCATCGGCATTCCGGTTCAATATAAAAGTAGAGTGAAATCATTTTTATACAACGATCTAGATTTGCCTCAGCGTCCCGTAGATGCTCATAAAGGCACATTTGGGCGAGTGGTAATTTTTGGCGGCAGCTTGGGCTATACAGGCAGTGCAAGGCTTGCGGCACTATCTGCATTGCGCGGAGGAGCGGGGTTAGTATATCTTTATACACGCAAAGAAATCTTGCCTTACTATGCCGACAAAGCAGACGAGATTATGAATTTTGCCATTCCCGAAGATGCAAAGGGATTACCGGATGAAGCCGTAATTATGGAAATTCTGGCTAAAGCAGATGCAATCTGCATAGGCTGTGGGATGGGGCTTGATGAATATGCTCTGCGCTTGTTGCAGATAGTATTGAAGCACAGCAAAAAACCTACAGTGATCGATGCAGATGCCATTACGCTTCTGGCACAGAATCCCGGGTTTCCGGATGGCGCTCATAAGCGCAAGATGGTGCTTACTCCCCATAAAGCGGAGTTCTGCCGGATAGCCGGCATCAGTTTAAAAAAACTGGATGCAGATCTGATCTCTGCTGTAAGCAAACTACAATCCACATTGGGCTGTTCAATTTTTCTAAAGGGACACAGCAGCATATATGTCAGCAAAGAAGAAACCCACATTGTGTGTGCGGGTAATGACGCTCTTGCCACAGGGGGAAGTGGAGACATCTTAGCCGGCTTAATAGCCTCTTTTGCCGCTCAGGGCGCTTTTTTAAGTCATGCTGTATGTACAGCGTCTTTATTAATTGGCAAAACGGCTGTTAAACTATGTGAAACACGCAGCAGCTTCACAGTTTTGCCTACCGATATTATTGAACACATAGGAGATAGGTATGAATAA
- a CDS encoding HAMP domain-containing histidine kinase gives MKQVLRNSISTGNQQKRTNRFHVLRLYLVLGSLFIFVFFALYTQVLIQKAKQEQEFVPRIFAKYIAYTDGYLRLAEKYAQLLTEVSSKYLQFTAKRDFQQQLWDYISTEFMSENPIPIIVTDENLMPLVWKNVSVSTDSLYEDLSHQSRLRLGELLGSMIQTPLVDDGRLTGYAFYSKPISFEQFIRNIDYEIIVTDRNREPLYWRNVGIDESSRFHQLDIDDQFSLLSQQSSMKEIPLSNEADSLGYIYFTNPQSLSYIRYIIILELFLALMVVFFGSYGLLLLKRSEKDTLWVSLAKETAHQFGTPITSLMGWIDYMAESPAEGVKRPDMSQILDFMRADLKHLRNIASRFGKVGSITKLEAKELNSILYEIVEYFRNRMPHLGSRIDIHLISKIEHIEVMMDVELIKWTLENLIKNCVDAMSGKGGNIIITATQKYPFVYVHIRDEGKGIPRGHWKKVFDPGVTSKTRGWGLGLSLAKRIIEEYHQGKIRVVESALNEGTTIEIRLYNAKHYKK, from the coding sequence ATGAAGCAAGTCTTGAGGAACTCGATTTCCACTGGGAATCAGCAAAAACGCACTAATCGCTTTCACGTACTAAGATTATACTTGGTTTTGGGTTCGCTATTCATATTTGTGTTTTTTGCCTTATATACTCAGGTTCTAATCCAGAAGGCAAAGCAAGAGCAGGAGTTTGTGCCCCGTATTTTTGCCAAGTATATTGCTTACACGGATGGTTATCTCAGGCTTGCGGAGAAATATGCCCAGTTGCTTACTGAGGTTAGCTCAAAATACCTTCAATTCACGGCTAAGCGAGATTTTCAACAGCAACTGTGGGATTATATCTCAACCGAGTTTATGTCGGAAAATCCCATTCCCATAATTGTAACCGATGAAAACCTTATGCCTCTGGTGTGGAAGAATGTTTCTGTGAGCACGGATAGTCTATATGAAGATCTTTCGCATCAATCCCGCTTGCGGCTTGGCGAATTGCTTGGTTCGATGATACAGACGCCGCTTGTTGATGATGGGCGCCTAACCGGCTATGCCTTTTATAGTAAGCCTATCTCTTTTGAGCAGTTTATCAGGAATATAGATTACGAGATTATCGTTACAGACCGTAACCGCGAGCCTCTTTACTGGCGGAATGTAGGTATTGATGAATCTTCCCGATTTCATCAGCTTGATATAGACGACCAGTTTTCTTTGCTTTCACAGCAATCTTCGATGAAAGAGATTCCTCTTTCTAATGAAGCAGATTCGCTTGGCTACATCTATTTTACCAATCCACAATCTCTCTCATACATCCGTTATATCATCATTCTGGAGCTTTTCTTGGCGTTAATGGTAGTCTTTTTTGGCAGTTATGGCTTACTTTTATTGAAGCGGAGCGAAAAAGATACCTTGTGGGTTAGTTTAGCCAAAGAGACGGCGCATCAATTCGGAACGCCAATTACTTCGTTAATGGGCTGGATAGATTATATGGCTGAAAGCCCTGCAGAGGGAGTAAAACGCCCAGATATGTCCCAAATACTTGATTTTATGCGCGCAGACCTGAAGCATCTAAGAAACATTGCTTCCCGTTTTGGGAAGGTAGGTAGCATAACCAAGCTTGAGGCGAAGGAACTTAATTCTATACTTTATGAAATAGTAGAGTATTTTCGCAATCGCATGCCTCATTTAGGCTCTCGCATAGATATCCACCTGATCAGCAAGATAGAGCATATTGAAGTAATGATGGATGTGGAGCTGATCAAATGGACGTTGGAAAACCTGATCAAAAACTGTGTAGACGCTATGTCTGGCAAAGGTGGAAACATTATTATTACGGCAACTCAAAAATATCCCTTTGTATATGTTCATATTCGCGATGAAGGCAAAGGAATTCCCAGAGGTCATTGGAAAAAAGTATTTGACCCGGGTGTAACTTCAAAAACTAGAGGATGGGGCTTGGGGCTTAGCCTTGCCAAGCGCATCATTGAAGAATATCATCAAGGTAAGATTCGTGTGGTGGAAAGTGCCTTAAATGAGGGTACAACCATAGAAATAAGACTTTATAACGCCAAACATTACAAGAAGTGA